From Pseudopipra pipra isolate bDixPip1 unplaced genomic scaffold, bDixPip1.hap1 HAP1_SCAFFOLD_475, whole genome shotgun sequence, the proteins below share one genomic window:
- the LOC135408450 gene encoding ankyrin repeat domain-containing protein 26-like — protein sequence MRIQLEERIRDLESELERVKNTQQESASRKEATQGQMEMYKELYLEEVTTRRCLAKKLERLEKLLRIDRRKVRVNEKKESQSQLEEMKNRYSEKVKEVDRLQTEVAELSQQLDREREQCTQLEAKNQALQEELSALRGECENLAMDKCQLQEELAKLQHHLETNVVDHSQLEQHKREVEERADQEIRQKLQEVNEFLQAQAAHQDTLEEIRSSHLDSLKNQLEDRIRDLECALGRRKSNQAERPFPEESTQAEVDKYKELYLVEAKTRKSLAKKLERANERLAEANTKLLWERHRSRSAVPSSAVSGHLAASPLLDPTGLGHLGISLGLSRSLGLRTAPRHLW from the exons ATGAGAATCCAGTTGGAAGAAAGAATTAGAGATCTGGAAAGTGAATTGGAGAGGGtcaaaaacacccaacaagaGAGTGCTTCTCGGAAAGAAGCAACACAGGGCCAAATGGAAATGTACAAGGAGCTGTATCTGGAGGAAGTGACAACCAGAAGATGCCttgccaagaaactggaaag gttggaaaagcttctgaggaTAGACAGGAGGAAAGTCAGGgttaatgaaaagaaagaaagccagtcccagctggaagaaatgaagaacagatattctgaaaaggTCAAGGAAGTTGATAGATTACAAACAGAG gttgctgaactttcccagcagctggacagggAACGTGAACAGTGCACGCAGctggaagccaaaaatcaggctttgcaagaagagctgtctgCCCTGCGTGGGGAGTGCGAGAACCTGGCCATGgacaaatgccagctgcaagaagagctggcaaaactGCAGCATCACTTGGAGACCAACGTGGTGGATCACAGCCAACTAGAACAACATAAAAGAGAGGTGGAAGAACGAGCCGACcaggaaataaggcaaaaactCCAAGAAGTCAATGAgtttttgcaa gcacaggcagcccaccaggacACGTTAGAAGAAATCAGAAGCAGTCATTTGGACTCACTGAAAAACCAGCTGGAAGACAGAATTAGAGATCTTGAATGTGcactgggaaggagaaaaagcaaccaagcagaaagaccttttccAGAAGAATCCACCCAGGCAGAAGTGGACAAATACAAAGAGCTGTATCTGGTggaagccaaaaccagaaaaagcctcgccaagaaactggaaag AGCTAATGAGAGACTTGCAGAGGCCAACACCAAGCTCCTTTGGGAGCGCCACAGAAGCAGATCTGCAGTCCCAAGCAGCGCCGTCAGCGGACACCTGGCTGCAAGTCCACTTCTGGATCCAACTGGCCTGGGACATCTTGGCATCAGTTTGGGGCTGAGCAGAAGCCTGGGTCTCAGAACAGCACCCAGACACCTGTGGTAA